In Finegoldia magna ATCC 53516, a genomic segment contains:
- a CDS encoding bifunctional 5,10-methylenetetrahydrofolate dehydrogenase/5,10-methenyltetrahydrofolate cyclohydrolase, translating to MNVLDIKELREDLGKRIIDGVKKLGREVKVATVRVGENAGDISYEKAVKNNCAKLNITCDQIVLEEGENEKLIQTIKELNETHDGILMFRPLKDKKLEKEIQYIISPEKDIDAMGMVNLGKVLAAEEDAYYPATARAVVEIVKYYNFDVKNVVIVNRSLVLGKPLFNMLIKENKTVTMCHSRTEDIKSFTKNADLVVTAVGKAKMFDDSYFTEDSYVVDVGVSLDENGKLSGDVNPEVNVKVLANSVGKITTRVLLLQMVEGALNRQ from the coding sequence ATGAACGTTTTAGACATTAAAGAACTTAGAGAAGATTTAGGTAAAAGAATTATCGATGGTGTAAAAAAATTAGGCAGAGAAGTTAAGGTTGCAACTGTAAGAGTTGGAGAAAATGCAGGAGATATTTCTTACGAAAAAGCTGTAAAAAACAACTGCGCTAAGTTGAACATAACTTGTGATCAAATAGTTTTAGAAGAAGGAGAAAATGAAAAATTAATCCAAACTATAAAAGAACTAAATGAAACACACGACGGTATATTGATGTTTAGACCATTAAAAGATAAAAAATTGGAAAAAGAAATTCAATATATAATCTCACCAGAAAAAGATATCGATGCAATGGGAATGGTTAACTTAGGAAAAGTCTTGGCAGCAGAAGAAGACGCTTATTATCCAGCTACAGCAAGAGCTGTTGTTGAAATAGTTAAATACTACAATTTTGATGTTAAAAACGTGGTAATCGTAAACAGATCACTTGTTTTAGGAAAGCCACTTTTCAATATGCTTATAAAAGAAAACAAAACTGTTACAATGTGCCACTCTAGAACAGAAGACATCAAATCATTTACTAAAAATGCTGATTTGGTTGTAACTGCAGTTGGAAAAGCTAAAATGTTTGATGATTCTTACTTTACTGAAGATTCTTATGTAGTAGATGTTGGAGTTAGCTTGGATGAAAACGGAAAATTATCAGGCGATGTTAATCCAGAAGTTAACGTAAAAGTATTGGCAAATAGCGTTGGTAAAATCACAACAAGAGTACTATTGTTGCAAATGGTTGAAGGCGCTTTGAATAGACAATAA
- a CDS encoding metallophosphoesterase family protein, with product MKVAIISDTHNKIAKVYDYLFDKEIDIIVHLGDVCDDAILLEELLKVEVIYVKGNNDFYVAGGEYDKVIRISDKNIFITHGHKYNVSSGVTRLVEKSKSLNCQMCLYGHTHRYFNEKIDGVWVINPGSVTYPRDGQAGFVIYDTKKEQIERILL from the coding sequence ATGAAAGTAGCAATAATTAGTGATACACATAACAAAATCGCAAAAGTTTATGACTATTTATTTGATAAAGAAATTGACATCATCGTTCACTTAGGAGATGTGTGCGATGATGCAATTTTACTTGAAGAATTATTAAAAGTAGAAGTCATTTATGTAAAAGGAAATAACGATTTTTATGTTGCTGGTGGTGAATATGACAAGGTTATTAGGATTTCTGATAAAAATATTTTCATAACACACGGCCACAAGTACAATGTATCTTCCGGAGTGACAAGATTAGTCGAAAAAAGCAAATCATTAAATTGCCAAATGTGTTTGTATGGACATACTCACAGGTATTTTAATGAAAAAATTGATGGCGTTTGGGTTATCAATCCAGGATCTGTAACTTATCCAAGAGATGGTCAAGCTGGATTTGTAATATACGATACAAAAAAAGAACAAATAGAAAGGATACTTTTATGA
- the rdgB gene encoding RdgB/HAM1 family non-canonical purine NTP pyrophosphatase: MKKIYLSTGNKGKISEIKEILSDLNYDVYSKSELGINEDAVEDAETLEGNSLIKAKFLKKYTDDIVMSDDTGLFVNSLAGRPGVYSARFAGDECDDTKNRQKLLSELKDKEDRSAYFETVITIIDSNDEIHQAKGRVNGKILLEECGEHGFGYDSIFMPDGYDKSFAQMEDCEKNKISHRKRALENAKIILKGLNESSNN, encoded by the coding sequence ATGAAAAAAATATATTTATCTACAGGAAATAAAGGAAAAATTTCTGAAATAAAAGAAATTCTTTCTGATTTGAATTATGATGTGTATTCCAAATCTGAATTGGGTATAAATGAAGATGCAGTAGAAGATGCAGAAACTTTGGAAGGCAATTCACTTATCAAAGCTAAATTTCTAAAAAAATATACAGACGATATTGTAATGAGTGATGACACAGGACTATTTGTAAATTCTTTAGCTGGAAGACCTGGCGTATATTCTGCAAGATTTGCTGGAGATGAATGCGATGATACTAAAAATCGTCAAAAACTTTTATCTGAATTGAAAGATAAAGAAGATAGAAGTGCTTATTTTGAAACTGTAATTACGATTATAGATTCAAATGATGAAATTCATCAAGCTAAAGGCAGAGTAAATGGCAAGATTTTACTAGAAGAGTGTGGGGAACATGGTTTCGGATACGATAGTATTTTCATGCCAGATGGTTACGATAAAAGTTTTGCACAAATGGAAGATTGTGAGAAAAACAAAATTAGTCACAGAAAAAGAGCTTTGGAAAACGCCAAAATCATTTTGAAAGGTTTAAATGAAAGTAGCAATAATTAG
- the gatB gene encoding Asp-tRNA(Asn)/Glu-tRNA(Gln) amidotransferase subunit GatB, producing the protein MNLKTLIGLEIHVELSTKTKMFCGCKNEFGQVPNTNVCPICLGHPGALPHMNKEALRYAIMAGLAFDCDIANEFKMDRKKYFYPDLVKGYQITQEDQPLCTNGYIELKSSTKGKKVRIRRIHIEEDTGKSIHNESGNTLMDYNRAGVPLIEIVSEPDMSTPDEAREFLETLRERIKYLKISDVKMSEGSLRCDVNINVYDEDSDFKTKISEIKNLNSFKSVSKALVYEQERHIQLAKENKIGEKETRRWDEDTQTTIVMRHKEEGNDYRFSVEGDIPKTYVEQSYIEEIKNNLPELPQMRKERFMNEYKIDEYDADILTRNGYLADYYEKVVEISNDPVQSSNWLLGDVLRQVNENEIEVEEMNISAENLAKLIKLSSAKKINNQTAKKVLREMFNENFDPEVYVKEKGLLQVDDDNLLQQIVDEVVAENPESIESIRNGKDRAIGFLVGQCMKKSKGKGNPQKFNELIKEKI; encoded by the coding sequence ATGAACTTAAAAACACTTATAGGATTGGAAATTCACGTTGAATTATCAACTAAAACTAAAATGTTTTGTGGTTGTAAGAATGAATTTGGACAAGTTCCAAACACAAATGTCTGCCCAATTTGTTTAGGTCATCCTGGAGCACTTCCTCACATGAACAAAGAAGCTTTAAGATACGCTATCATGGCAGGACTTGCTTTTGATTGTGACATTGCTAATGAATTCAAGATGGACAGAAAGAAATACTTCTACCCAGATTTGGTTAAAGGATATCAAATCACACAAGAAGATCAACCACTTTGTACAAATGGTTATATAGAATTAAAATCATCAACTAAAGGTAAAAAAGTTAGAATTAGAAGAATTCACATAGAAGAAGATACAGGTAAATCAATTCACAACGAAAGTGGAAACACTTTAATGGATTATAACAGAGCGGGAGTTCCACTAATTGAAATAGTTAGTGAACCAGATATGAGCACTCCTGATGAAGCGAGAGAATTCTTAGAAACTTTAAGAGAAAGAATCAAATATTTGAAAATATCAGATGTTAAGATGAGCGAAGGATCGTTGAGATGCGATGTTAATATCAATGTTTACGATGAAGATTCTGATTTTAAAACTAAAATTTCTGAAATTAAGAACTTAAACTCATTCAAATCAGTTTCAAAAGCTTTGGTTTACGAACAAGAAAGACACATCCAATTGGCTAAGGAAAATAAAATTGGTGAAAAAGAAACTAGAAGATGGGATGAGGACACTCAAACTACAATAGTAATGAGACACAAAGAAGAAGGAAATGATTACAGATTCTCAGTTGAAGGAGATATTCCTAAAACTTATGTGGAACAATCTTATATCGAAGAAATCAAAAATAATTTGCCAGAACTTCCACAAATGCGTAAAGAAAGATTCATGAACGAATACAAGATTGATGAATACGATGCTGATATTTTAACAAGAAACGGATATTTGGCTGACTACTATGAAAAAGTTGTAGAAATTTCAAATGATCCTGTTCAATCTTCAAATTGGTTATTGGGAGATGTTCTACGTCAAGTAAACGAAAATGAAATTGAAGTAGAAGAAATGAATATATCTGCTGAGAATTTGGCAAAATTGATTAAACTTTCTTCCGCTAAGAAAATAAATAATCAAACTGCAAAAAAAGTTTTGAGGGAAATGTTCAACGAAAACTTTGACCCAGAAGTTTATGTCAAAGAAAAAGGATTATTACAAGTTGATGACGATAATTTACTACAACAAATAGTGGATGAAGTGGTAGCCGAAAATCCAGAATCCATCGAAAGTATTAGAAATGGTAAAGATCGTGCGATAGGTTTCTTGGTTGGCCAATGTATGAAAAAATCAAAAGGTAAAGGAAATCCTCAAAAGTTCAACGAATTAATTAAAGAGAAAATCTAA
- a CDS encoding NTP transferase domain-containing protein — MIILKIGAVIMASGLSKRMKTDKLMLQYNDKFIFEYIIDLVAKSNFYDRVVITNNSTIKEYCKKIRIKTLNNPNNENGQSESIKLGVNYFNEMDGICFLVSDQPLLTEISIEKLINSFEKDKICQLKFKDKVGNPVIFSKKFFNQLLSLKYDEKGSIVKNKNLNDVKYVDADFERELMDIDTNDDYERIVNAENLFD, encoded by the coding sequence GTGATAATTTTGAAAATAGGCGCAGTAATAATGGCAAGTGGTTTGTCCAAGAGAATGAAAACTGACAAATTAATGCTACAATATAATGATAAATTTATTTTTGAATATATTATTGATTTGGTAGCAAAATCAAACTTTTATGATAGAGTTGTAATTACGAATAATTCTACGATAAAAGAATATTGCAAAAAAATCAGAATCAAAACGCTTAATAATCCTAACAATGAAAATGGACAAAGCGAATCGATAAAATTAGGAGTCAATTATTTCAATGAAATGGATGGTATTTGTTTCCTAGTTTCTGACCAGCCGTTATTAACAGAAATTTCAATAGAAAAATTAATTAATTCATTTGAGAAAGATAAAATTTGTCAACTGAAGTTCAAGGACAAAGTAGGAAATCCCGTAATTTTTTCAAAGAAGTTTTTTAATCAATTATTATCACTGAAATACGACGAAAAAGGTTCAATAGTTAAGAACAAGAATTTGAATGATGTAAAATATGTAGACGCAGATTTCGAAAGAGAACTAATGGATATAGATACAAACGATGATTATGAAAGGATAGTAAATGCAGAAAATTTGTTTGATTAG